Part of the Rhizobium tropici CIAT 899 genome, AAGCTCGGAGCTGCCGCCAAAGCCAGCCATCGGCTGGCGGTGACAGGCAGGTTACGGACAGCGGGATGTGCGCCGGCCCCTTTGTTGCTTTCGGATAGGCGGAACATCAGTTTGCCCCGTAGCGATCGTGGTGCTTCCACCATACGCCGGTCTCGTTACGGCCGAGCGGAGCGCGGTCGAGCCACTGATACATGCCCCAGAGACCGTCGAGCCCGCGGGCATAGGATGAGTAGGTATGATAGACGTCTCCGTCCTGCATGGCGAAGGCGCTGACGCCGGGCCGGTCACGCGTGTAAGTCGCGATATCCGTCCCCGTCATTGACGCCATCAGTTCGACCGGGCCTTCGCTGCCGCGCAGCTCCCATTGCTGTATCGTCTTGCCCGCCTGAGCATCGAGCATTGGCGGCTCGCGGCGATAATTATATTCGATTTTGCCGCCGCTCTGTTCCTCCGGCGTGAACCAGACATTGAAATCATGGTTGAAATCACTGTTTGCCGAAGAGGCCCAGTCGAAAGTCCAGCCCATGCGCCGCTTGAACTCCTGCAGCTTTTCGAGCGGTGCCCGGGAAATGGCCGAGAAGGCGACATCGTGATTTTCAAGATGCACGGCGATGCCGTTGAAGCCGTCTGCGATCGATGAGCAGGATGGGCAACCGGCCGTATAGTCCGGCCCGAACATGAAATGATAGACGATAAGCTGCGAGCGCCCCTTGAAGAGACCCGAGAGCGGAACGACACCTTGGTCGGTCTCGAGACGATAGTCCTTTTCCACCTTCACCCAGGGCAATTCCTGGCGGCGGGTTGCAATCTCGTCGCTGCGTCGCGTCAGCTCCTTTTCCTGCTCGAGCAGGGAAAGTCGTGCCGAAAGCCAATCTTTGCGTGTTCCAGTCGCGTGCATCGTCATGGTTGATCTCCTCTTGTCAGCGACATCTATCCTGTCGGCGCTGCGTCTTGCCTGCCGATGTGCGATACCTTACGGCTGGAGTGCGAAGGGGTGGGAGTTACAAGTGTGACGGGATTTCGATGGACTCGCTGATCGTCGCGGCCGCCCAGGCGCTTGCTGCCGGAGATGTGCTGGGCGCGCTGAAGCGCGTTGCACTGCGCGACGATGCTCCGGCGCTGGCACTTCGCGGCATCGCCATGGCCCAGCTCGGCGATCTCGCCCGCGCCAAGACCCTTCTGAAGAGTGCGGCGCGCGCCTTCGGTCCGCGCGAGGCCGTGGCCCGCGCCCGCTGTGTGGTGGCCGAGGCAGAGATCGCCCTTGTCTCACGCGACCTTGGCTGGCCGGAAAAGGCGCTGGAGACGGCGCGGGCCGCTCTCGAAAAACATGGCGACCGCATCAACGCCGCCCATGCCCGCAATTTGCAGATACGCCGCCTGCTGCTCATCGGTCATCTGGACGAGGCGGAGCGCTTGCTGGCGAGGCTCGACCCATCGCCACTGCCACCGGCCGTAAGGGCAAGTCATGAGCTGGCGGTTGCCGGCATTGCCATCCGCCGCCTGCGTATCGAGCCGGCACGTGCCGCTCTGACGCGCGCGGCGGAAGCGGCACAGAAGGCAGGAATCCCAGCACTCATCGTCGAGGTGCAGGATGCGGCGCGCTTACTCGACGAGCCCGCCGCGCGCCTGGTGGCTAAAGAAGGCGAAAGACCCTTGTCGCTGGATGAGGTCGAGGCGCTTCTGGCGTCCGACGCCTTTGTCGTGGACGCCTGTCGCAACGTCGTGCGCCGTGCTGGAGACATCATATCGCTTGTGAGCAGGCCTGTGCTTTTTGCCCTTGCGCGCGTGCTCGCTGAAGCGGCTCCTGCCGACGCGCCGCGGGCGCTTTTGCTTTCCCGTGCATTCGGTGCCCGCCATGCCGACGAATCCCACAGGGCGCGGCTGCGTGTTGAGGTCGGCAGGCTTCGCGCCGCCTTGGAGCCGCTCGCAGAGATCAGCGCGACGGCGGAAGGTTTCGTGCTGACGCCTCGGCTGCCAGGTGATGCCGTCGTGCTGGCGCCGCCGGTCGAGGTCGAGCATGCTTCTGTGCTTGCCCTACTTTCGGATGGCGAGGCTTGGTCGAGTTCGGCATTGTCGATTGCCCTGTCGACAAGTCCGCGTACCGTGCAGCGTGCGCTCGACGCGCTTGCGACGGCAGGCATGGTGCAAAGCGTCGGCAACGGACGGGCCTGTCGCTGGATGATGCCGCCCGTCGTCGGCTTCCCGACAACATTGTTACTCCCTGGACCGCTGCCGAGCGACTAGGCTTCTTAATTATCGACGCTCAACCGATCCCGACCGGAGGATGGAAGCATGAAAAAGTTGCAAGCGGAAATCATTCGCGAATACGGTCCCTTCGACAATGCGCCGCGCGTAAACGGCGTCACCTTCGACGGCCAGCACGTGTGGTTCGCCTCCGGCGAGAAGCTGCATGCCCTGAACCCTGAGAGCGGCGAGCAAGTGCGCACGATCGACGTTGCCTCGCACGCCGGCACCGCCTTCGACGGCCGTTACCTCTATCAGATCGCCGAAGACCAGATTCACAAAGTCGACCCGGAAACCGGCAAGATACTCTCCACGATACCGGCGCCCGGCCATGGCGGCGATTCAGGCCTTGCCTGGAGTGAGGGCAGCCTGTGGGTCGGGCAGCATCGCGGCCGCAAGATCTATGAAATCGATCCCGAAACAGGCGCCATCCGGCGCACCATCGAATCCAACCGCATCGTCACGGGCGTGACATGGGTAGATGGCGAGTTATGGCACGGCACCTGGGAGGGCGAAGAAAGCGACGTCCGCCGCGTTGATCCGGTGACCGGCGACGTTTTGGAGCGGCTGGAAATGCCGGAGGGTACCGGCGTTTCCGGCCTGGAATCCGATGGCAAGGACCGCTTCTATGCCGGTGGCGGCGGCAGCGGCAAACTGCGGGTGATCCGCCGTCCGCGTTGAGCGGTTTGCAGTGGAGATATCTTGTGTCCGGCGCCGGGCGATCGGCCCCGGACTTGTCGTTTCAGAAAGAGCAGACTTACGCCTCTGGCTCAAACGATTGCAGCCGGACCGCGACTGGATGGCGCGACTTTAAAATCGTCGAGTATAGACGAGACTTCAGGCTGGGTCCTGCGAGCGCCGACACCCCATCTCATGCATGGTGAACCAACAGCAATGCCATGCGTTTCCAACATGGAAGCCATGCCTTGCTGCTTCGCGTGCTCATCGCCATATTTTACTTACCAATCGCATTCCAATCATTTCCACGTTGTGAGCCGCGCCGATACCGACCGATGCCGTGGGCAATCGTGCGCGCCAAGGAGAAGCCATGAATGAGATCACGAAAAGTCTTGGTGAAATGAACCTGCAGGAGCGGGCTGATCTTATGGCAGCCGTTGCGGATGTACTGCAAGCCACTGCCGAAGAGGCCGAGGAGGACGGCGATACGCTTGCCGTCACCAATTCCCTGTTTCTGGCTTGCAATCTTCGCGGCTGTTCGTCCGATCTCGGCCCGAATGGTCTGAAAGCGGCCGAACTGCTGCTGGAGCAGGGGATTACTTTCATTCACCTGCTGAACGGACGCAAGAAAAGCCGTGGACCCGTGCACTGACGGTTGCGACCGGCGAAGGTCAGTCTCCTATCCGCTTATCAGGTCCAAAACGGTCCAGGCGCGAAGCAGCTAGAAAATGCCGTGGACTGCTAAAAGCCTCAGGCGGAACATCATGGATGTCCCGCCCTTCCGGTCTTGTTGTGCTTGTGTCGGCAGAAATCTTTTCGCCGCGCCTGCTATCTCAATCTTCCTGGATGGCGCTGTCTCGGGCCGTATCCCGCATGAAGAGATAGACGATGAGCGAAATGCCTATCATCGCCGTCACATACCAGTAGAAACCCTGTTCCCAGCCGCTGCTCTTGAATTTCAGCGCCACAAATTCGGCTGTGCCGCCGAAGAGCGTATTGGCGAGGGCATAGGGCAACGCGACGCCGAGAGCTCGGATATGGGCAGGAAACAGCTCCGCCTTTACCACTGCATTGATCGATGTGTAGCCGGTGACGATGACCAATGCGCCCATGACCAGCAGCCCGGCGATGAATGGATCCCTCGTGGTTTCGAGCGCCGAGAAGATCGGATAGGTAAACAGGACGCCACAAAGGCCGAAGCCGATCATCAGCGGCTTGCGGCCGATCCTGTCGGAAAGCCCGCCTGCGATCGGCTGCAGCAGCATGAAGATGAACAGCGTGATTGCGTTGATTTCGCTCGACGTTTCGCGGCTGAACCCGGAGGTATTGACCAGGAATTTCTGCATGTAGATCGAATAGGCGTAGAAGGCGAGCGTGCCGCCGGCCGTCAGCAGCATGACCAGCGCGGTTTCCTTGGGGTGCCGGGTGATCAGCATCCAGAAGCCGGACTTCTGCCTATCGCTCGCGCGCAAATTCTTGAAGCTCTCGGTTTCGGCAAGGCCGCGCCGCAGCCAGAAGACCACGACTGCAAGCGCTGCTCCCATGAAGAAGGGAATGCGCCATCCCCAGGCGTTCAACGCTTCGGTCGTCATCACGGCCTGCAACAGGATCAGGAGCGCGATTGCAAGGAGCTGGCCCGAGATCAGCGTGACATACTGAAAGGACGAGAAGAAACCGCGACGCTCGCGGCCGGCCATTTCGGAAAGATAGGTTGCCGAGGCGCCGTACTCGCCACCGACGGAGAGGCCCTGCATCAGGCGAGCGAGGACCAGAAGTGCCGGTGCCACAACGCCGATGGTTTCATATCCCGGCGTCAGCGCGATAATCAGCGACCCCGCGCACATCAGCGTCACCGAAAGGGCGAGGCCGGCTTTGCGGCCCTTGCGGTCGGCATACAGCCCCATGATCCAGGCGCCGATCGGCCGCATGACGAAACCCACGGCAAAAACCGCTGCCGAATTCAACAGCTGCGCCGTCTGGTCGCCGGCCGGGAAGAAATGCGGTGCGAAATAGAGCGCGAAGGCCGCATAGACATACCAGTCGAACCATTCGACCAGATTGCCGGTGGAGCCGCCGATGATCGATTTCAGACGTTGACGCCGCGCGGCTGCTTCTGTCGCTGCCGTCGTCGTGATGGGCTCCAGTGTATTCAGCATCGTTCCTCTCCTCCCGTTCTTGCTTCGGATCGTCGTTACGCAGCGATGGCGTTGCACACGACGGGTTCGCCAGGGAAGGCCTTGCGCATTCGAATGGCTGGCGGCAGCTATCAAGGCGATATCCGCAATGCCATTGCCCGGCCGACATCCGAAGGTTCTGCGTATTGAAGGCCCACTCTCCCAGTGGCGCTATTGATACGTGGGGAAAGCGCGGTGCACGAGATTTAAGGGCCACTCAGGATATTCCATTGATATATTTCATTTTTCTCAGGATGAGATCGTCACTCTTGGAAAACTTCGCGCAAGATTCTGCATGGCCATTTCGCAGTTTGTGCAATATTCTGCACAAATGAAAGGAACAGGTCTGAAGCGAATTGTGCTGCTGGTAGTGGCCGGTTTAGCCGCTGCCGCGGGCATTTGGTATGCGGCGCTTTCGCTTGGGCGTCAGGACGCTCTCAGGCGGCTGGATGCGGAGGCGAGCGGCCTTGCGGTACAGCATATCCGCCTGCTCGACAGTGAGCTGGCGCGCTTCCGGCTTCTTCCAATCGTGCTCGGCGAATATCGCGATCTTGGCGAGGCGCTCGCGAGCCCCACAACGGATGCCGCCCGCCGACTTGACGACAAGCTTGGTTTCCTGGCGCGGGAAACCGGCGCCTATATCATCTATCTCGTCGATCAGAAGGGACTTGTCATTTCCGCGTCGAATGCGGGAACGGAAGACAGTTTTGTCGGCAAGAACTTCAGCTTCCGCCCCTATTTTTCCCAGGCGTTGAAAGACGGCACGGCGGAATATTACGGCGCTGGAGCCATCAGTGGCCGGCCGGGCCTGTTTCTTGCCCGTAGGGTCGGCGATGCCGCCGCTCCGGCGGGCGTCATCGTGGTCAAATTCGAGTTCGACGCGGTGTCGCGGATCTGGGCGAACGACCGCGGAAAAACGTTTGTCGTCGACGAGCATCAGATCATCCTTGCGGCATCCGACCCGTCACAGGTGCTGACGACGCTTGCACCTCTCTCGCCCGAAGTCCGGGCCGGCATCGCCGCAAGCGGCCAATATCGCGACGCCGCCCTTGCGCAGGGGAATTACCACGTCGAGGATGCCGGTCGCATACACGGTCCGCGAGGCCGGATCATGATCGCTGCGGAGCAGCCGGTGGCCGGGACGCATCTGCGTCTGCTGCACCTTCTCGACACCCGCGCGGCGCTGCTGGAGGCGCAGGCGCAGGCCTGGCTGCTGGCTTTGCCCGTCATCGTCGGTTTGGCAGTCATCGTCACCGCGCTCTGGTGGCGGATGACTCGAGCGGCCAGGGCAGCGGACGATCGGCGAGCACTTGAGGAGGCCGTCGCCGCACGCACGGTCGAGCTGCACGACGAGATGGCTGAACGTGCGCGCGCCGAGGATCGATATCGCGATGCCCGTGAGGAACTTGCCCAGGCGAACCGGCTTGCTTCCGTCGGTTCGATCACGGCGGGGTTGATGCATGAGATTAACCAGCCTGTCGCGACCATCCGCACCCTTGCCGAGAACGCACGCCATCATCTCGCGGCCAATCGCCTCGATCGCGTCGGCGCCAATCTGGATGCCGCGGTCGAAGTGACGGCGCGGATCGGCACGATCACGCAGGAGATGCGGCGTTTTTCACGCAGGGGGCGGCGCGCAGCCGGAGCGGAACCGCTCGATGCCATCATCGCGGGCGCCTTGCTGCTGGTGGGGAATCGGTTTCGCAAAGCCGGCGTGCGGCTGGATCTGCCGCCGCAGGGCCAGCCGCATGTGCTTGCCGAACGGGTGCGGCTGGAGCAGGTCATCGTCAATCTGCTGCAGAACGCCATCGATGCCGTTGCCGGTATCGAGGATCCGCATGTTGCTCTGCTCGTGGACGCTGCCGGAAAGGATATGGTGAAACTGACTGTCGCCGATAATGGTCCCGGTATCGATCCGGCACTGGCCAAGGAAATATTCCGTCCATTCGTTACCGGCAAGCCAGATGGACTTGGTCTCGGGCTCGGGATTGCCCAGGACATCATGAATGATCTCGGCGGATCATTGACCATCGGCCAATCGCCGCTCGGTGGCGCGGCTTTCGTAATGACGGTGAGGCGAGCATGACCCTGGAAGCGCCGCAGAAAGTTCTTCTGGTCGAGGATGACGGCCCCTTCAATGCCGCACTTACGGATTCCTTCGCCATAGCGGGCTTCGACGTGGAGACGCATGGTGACGGGCAATCGGCGCTGGCAAGCCTTGCAACCGCATTGCCCGGTGTGATCGTGAGCGATATCCGCCTGCCGCGCATCGACGGGCACGATCTTCTGGAAGCCGTGCTGGCGCGCGATCCGGACTTGCCGGTTATCCTGATGACTGGCCACGGCGATATCGCCATGGCTGTCGGGGCGTTGAAACAGGGCGCCTATGATTTTATTGCCAAGCCCTTTGCCACCGATCATCTGATCGCATCGGTGCGCCGGGCGCTGGAAACGCGCCGCCTGGTGCTGGAAAACCGGCGTTTGCGGCGGGCGGCTGCCGAGGCGGAGGATGCATCGCCGCTTCTCGGCCAGACGACGGTTATGGCACGGTTGCGCGAAACGATCCGCCAGGTCGCAAATGCCGACGTGGATGTTCTGATCGAAGGCGAAACGGGGACCGGCAAGGAACTCGTGGCCCGGCTCATCCACCGCTGGAGCAGGCGGCGTGCCCGCAGTTTCGTCGCGGTCGATTGTGCCGCCTTGCCGGACGCGATCGCCGACGAGGCTCTGTTCGGAAACCGCGTTCGGCGCGGACGCATTGCCGAGGCCGATCGCGGCACGCTGTTTCTCGATGAGATCGACAGCATGTCGCCCATGCTGCAGGGACGGCTTCTGCGCGTCGCCGAGGAACGCGAGCTGCCTTCGGCAAGCGGCGAGCCGACCCCTGTCGATCTCCGTATTGTCGCTGCCACCAAAAGCGATCTGCATGCTGCCGTCGCCGATGGCCGTTTTCGGGCCGATCTGCTCTATCGGCTGGAAACCGTGAGAATCCGCATTCCGCCGTTGCGGGAGCGCCGCGCCGATATCGGCCTGTTGTTCAGCGCCTTCCTCGACGAGGCCGCCCGCCTGCACGGCGTGCCGCGCCCTCCCATCGATGCCGCGATGGAGGCACGGTTTCTGACGCACGATTGGCCGGGCAATGTCCGGGAGCTGCGTAACTATGCGACCCAAGCGGCGCTAGGCCTCTCCTCCGTTCGCAGTCAGCCTGCGCTGGAGCTTGGCCTCTCCGAGCAGATGGATCATTTCGAGGCAAACATTCTCCGGGCCACGCTGGAACGTTTCGAAGGAGATATTGCCGAAGTCGCGCAGGCGCTCAGACTGCCGCGCCGCAGCCTCTATGCACGCCTGCAGCGCCACGGCATC contains:
- a CDS encoding sensor histidine kinase translates to MLLVVAGLAAAAGIWYAALSLGRQDALRRLDAEASGLAVQHIRLLDSELARFRLLPIVLGEYRDLGEALASPTTDAARRLDDKLGFLARETGAYIIYLVDQKGLVISASNAGTEDSFVGKNFSFRPYFSQALKDGTAEYYGAGAISGRPGLFLARRVGDAAAPAGVIVVKFEFDAVSRIWANDRGKTFVVDEHQIILAASDPSQVLTTLAPLSPEVRAGIAASGQYRDAALAQGNYHVEDAGRIHGPRGRIMIAAEQPVAGTHLRLLHLLDTRAALLEAQAQAWLLALPVIVGLAVIVTALWWRMTRAARAADDRRALEEAVAARTVELHDEMAERARAEDRYRDAREELAQANRLASVGSITAGLMHEINQPVATIRTLAENARHHLAANRLDRVGANLDAAVEVTARIGTITQEMRRFSRRGRRAAGAEPLDAIIAGALLLVGNRFRKAGVRLDLPPQGQPHVLAERVRLEQVIVNLLQNAIDAVAGIEDPHVALLVDAAGKDMVKLTVADNGPGIDPALAKEIFRPFVTGKPDGLGLGLGIAQDIMNDLGGSLTIGQSPLGGAAFVMTVRRA
- a CDS encoding MFS transporter, whose product is MLNTLEPITTTAATEAAARRQRLKSIIGGSTGNLVEWFDWYVYAAFALYFAPHFFPAGDQTAQLLNSAAVFAVGFVMRPIGAWIMGLYADRKGRKAGLALSVTLMCAGSLIIALTPGYETIGVVAPALLVLARLMQGLSVGGEYGASATYLSEMAGRERRGFFSSFQYVTLISGQLLAIALLILLQAVMTTEALNAWGWRIPFFMGAALAVVVFWLRRGLAETESFKNLRASDRQKSGFWMLITRHPKETALVMLLTAGGTLAFYAYSIYMQKFLVNTSGFSRETSSEINAITLFIFMLLQPIAGGLSDRIGRKPLMIGFGLCGVLFTYPIFSALETTRDPFIAGLLVMGALVIVTGYTSINAVVKAELFPAHIRALGVALPYALANTLFGGTAEFVALKFKSSGWEQGFYWYVTAMIGISLIVYLFMRDTARDSAIQED
- a CDS encoding sigma-54-dependent transcriptional regulator is translated as MTLEAPQKVLLVEDDGPFNAALTDSFAIAGFDVETHGDGQSALASLATALPGVIVSDIRLPRIDGHDLLEAVLARDPDLPVILMTGHGDIAMAVGALKQGAYDFIAKPFATDHLIASVRRALETRRLVLENRRLRRAAAEAEDASPLLGQTTVMARLRETIRQVANADVDVLIEGETGTGKELVARLIHRWSRRRARSFVAVDCAALPDAIADEALFGNRVRRGRIAEADRGTLFLDEIDSMSPMLQGRLLRVAEERELPSASGEPTPVDLRIVAATKSDLHAAVADGRFRADLLYRLETVRIRIPPLRERRADIGLLFSAFLDEAARLHGVPRPPIDAAMEARFLTHDWPGNVRELRNYATQAALGLSSVRSQPALELGLSEQMDHFEANILRATLERFEGDIAEVAQALRLPRRSLYARLQRHGINPSAYRK
- a CDS encoding DUF899 domain-containing protein; translation: MTMHATGTRKDWLSARLSLLEQEKELTRRSDEIATRRQELPWVKVEKDYRLETDQGVVPLSGLFKGRSQLIVYHFMFGPDYTAGCPSCSSIADGFNGIAVHLENHDVAFSAISRAPLEKLQEFKRRMGWTFDWASSANSDFNHDFNVWFTPEEQSGGKIEYNYRREPPMLDAQAGKTIQQWELRGSEGPVELMASMTGTDIATYTRDRPGVSAFAMQDGDVYHTYSSYARGLDGLWGMYQWLDRAPLGRNETGVWWKHHDRYGAN
- a CDS encoding PQQ-binding-like beta-propeller repeat protein, whose product is MKKLQAEIIREYGPFDNAPRVNGVTFDGQHVWFASGEKLHALNPESGEQVRTIDVASHAGTAFDGRYLYQIAEDQIHKVDPETGKILSTIPAPGHGGDSGLAWSEGSLWVGQHRGRKIYEIDPETGAIRRTIESNRIVTGVTWVDGELWHGTWEGEESDVRRVDPVTGDVLERLEMPEGTGVSGLESDGKDRFYAGGGGSGKLRVIRRPR